Proteins from one Hyperolius riggenbachi isolate aHypRig1 chromosome 4, aHypRig1.pri, whole genome shotgun sequence genomic window:
- the LOC137571408 gene encoding apolipoprotein L3-like has product MADHLDKVQLILEIVRLVQQYEDQASLLETAISQCVNGLLSTADDIDKFHKGATITNVVGSSLGIAGGITTIVGLALAPVTLGASLIVSGVGIAVATAGGVTGASASIADVVNMKKKCKNASERIDVVNEMIETMKDLAQNISGRVEDLKTVLKVEEAADIARVAGRGVFIAVEIGRLAQLGRLSSIAARGVELAAQGARALRVVSGVFAALFVIIDVAFVAKAAVELQKGANTIEAAQIREQAQNLLAIQDSLRITVENMREEKLRLVAEMFKQNE; this is encoded by the coding sequence ATCGTAAGGTTGGTTCAACAGTATGAAGACCAAGCATCACTTCTAGAGACGGCCATTTCACAGTGTGTTAACGGACTGCTCAGTACTGCCGATGACATAGACAAGTTCCATAAGGGAGCCACCATTACCAATGTTGTTGGAAGTTCACTTGGAATTGCAGGTGGAATCACCACCATCGTAGGTCTGGCTCTGGCTCCAGTGACATTGGGTGCATCTCTGATTGTCAGTGGTGTTGGAATTGCTGTTGCTACAGCTGGTGGAGTCACTGGGGCATCTGCTTCTATAGCGGATGTTGTAAACATGAAAAAGAAATGCAAAAATGCCAGTGAGAGGATAGATGTAGTAAATGAGATGATTGAAACCATGAAAGACCTTGCCCAAAATATCAGTGGCAGGGTTGAAGACCTGAAAACTGTATTAAAGGTGGAAGAAGCTGCTGATATAGCCAGGGttgcaggaaggggagtttttATAGCAGTGGAAATAGGAAGACTGGCCCAGCTGGGGAGGCTATCAAGTATTGCAGCTCGAGGAGTTGAACTAGCAGCGCAGGGGGCTCGGGCCCTTCGTGTTGTTTCTGGGGTCTTTGCTGCTCTCTTTGTTATAATTGATGTTGCCTTTGTTGCAAAAGCAGCCGTAGAGCTACAAAAAGGTGCCAATACAATTGAAGCAGCACAAATAAGGGAGCAAGCCCAGAATCTGCTAGCAATACAAGATTCCTTGAGAATAACCGTTGAAAACATGCGTGAGGAGAAATTAAGACTTGTTGCAGAAATGTTCAAGCAAAACGAGTAA